From Enterococcus mediterraneensis, the proteins below share one genomic window:
- a CDS encoding ribonuclease HI family protein — MIKSYIDAATKGNPGISGGGILLVGEGIHEQHAFPLPTLTNHQAEFATFLALLELLLDKNYHEETIMVYSDSKILVQTVDKNFTGNPDFLPFFQEIQQLLPHFSLLILQWIPENQNKGADNLARQGLQKALKKSQNR, encoded by the coding sequence ATGATCAAATCATATATCGATGCCGCGACAAAAGGCAACCCGGGAATCAGCGGCGGCGGCATTCTGCTTGTCGGTGAAGGAATCCATGAACAACATGCCTTCCCATTGCCGACTTTGACAAATCATCAAGCAGAATTTGCAACTTTCTTAGCGTTATTAGAGCTGCTATTGGACAAAAATTATCATGAAGAAACGATCATGGTGTATTCTGACAGCAAAATCTTGGTGCAAACAGTCGATAAAAACTTTACCGGCAATCCTGATTTTCTGCCTTTTTTCCAGGAGATCCAGCAACTGCTGCCGCATTTTTCATTATTGATCCTGCAATGGATACCAGAAAATCAAAATAAAGGCGCCGATAATCTTGCTCGGCAAGGACTGCAAAAAGCTCTCAAAAAATCACAAAATCGGTGA
- a CDS encoding EbsA family protein, producing MKSKKYHWQPEVATSIIYWSVTLMILFYSLTLALENTRPYWKSNLVLVMFFIFVYIGFLRWIFVKEDHLLVRYARFWKKEKFYYKNIQAICRLSNGIEFTYQGKEYHFLMRKKTCESFLTDLAHHFPVSILSEKSKT from the coding sequence ATGAAATCAAAAAAATATCATTGGCAGCCAGAAGTGGCTACGTCGATTATTTATTGGTCAGTCACTTTGATGATTCTTTTTTATAGTTTAACACTTGCATTAGAAAATACGCGACCTTATTGGAAAAGCAATCTTGTTTTAGTTATGTTTTTCATTTTTGTTTATATCGGCTTTTTACGATGGATCTTTGTTAAAGAGGATCATCTTTTAGTCCGTTACGCGCGCTTTTGGAAAAAGGAAAAATTTTACTATAAAAACATCCAAGCAATCTGTCGACTGTCCAATGGCATTGAGTTTACTTATCAAGGCAAAGAATACCATTTTTTGATGAGAAAAAAAACTTGCGAGAGCTTTTTGACAGACTTAGCTCATCATTTCCCGGTTTCGATCTTATCTGAAAAAAGCAAAACCTGA
- a CDS encoding formate--tetrahydrofolate ligase, producing the protein MKSDIEIAQEATLKPIKEIAEKVGLTEDDLELYGKYKAKIDWPAIQRLEQKTEGKLILVTSINPTPAGEGKSTVTIGLADALNQLGKKTVIALREPSLGPVMGIKGGAAGGGKAQVLPMEEINLHFTGDMHAITTANNALSALIDNHIHQGNQLNIDARRVIWKRVVDLNDRALRNVIIGLGGPIQGVPREDGFDITVASEIMAILCLATDLKDLKARLSRIVIGYTFDRTPVTVADLNVEGALTLLLKDALKPNLVQTIEGTPAFVHGGPFANIAHGCNSIMATKMALKLGDYTVTEAGFGADLGAEKFLDIKVPTLGKTPDAIVIVATIRALKMHGGVAKDQLAEENISAVAHGFANLDRHIKNMRRYGVPVVVAINEFATDTEAEREILEEKCRESGVNVQRASVWEHGGAGGLDLAKAVVETIQESTPDFQPLYETDASIEEKTQTIVTQIYGGAAVQFTQKAKNQIATFVKEGWDKLPICMAKTQYSFSDDPQKLGAPEGFTLTIREFIPKLGSGFIVALTGDVMTMPGLPKKPAALNMDVDEQGNAIGLF; encoded by the coding sequence ATGAAATCTGATATTGAAATCGCACAAGAGGCAACCTTAAAACCTATCAAAGAGATCGCAGAAAAAGTCGGTTTGACAGAAGATGATCTGGAACTTTACGGCAAATACAAAGCAAAGATCGATTGGCCGGCGATCCAACGTCTGGAACAAAAGACAGAGGGCAAATTGATTTTAGTTACTTCCATCAATCCAACACCAGCCGGCGAAGGAAAATCGACTGTGACCATCGGCCTGGCGGATGCATTGAACCAATTAGGCAAAAAAACTGTCATCGCTTTGCGGGAACCTTCTTTAGGACCAGTTATGGGGATCAAAGGGGGCGCGGCAGGCGGCGGCAAAGCACAAGTCTTACCAATGGAAGAGATCAATCTGCATTTTACCGGAGACATGCATGCGATCACTACCGCAAACAATGCGTTGTCCGCATTGATCGACAACCATATTCATCAAGGAAATCAATTGAACATTGACGCTCGTCGGGTGATTTGGAAACGGGTCGTTGATTTGAATGATCGGGCATTGCGCAATGTCATCATTGGTCTAGGAGGTCCTATCCAAGGGGTGCCGAGAGAAGACGGTTTTGATATCACTGTTGCCAGCGAGATCATGGCGATTTTATGTTTAGCGACTGATCTGAAAGATCTGAAAGCACGATTGAGCAGAATTGTGATCGGATATACCTTTGATCGAACACCAGTGACTGTTGCTGATCTGAATGTGGAAGGTGCGTTGACGCTGCTTCTAAAAGACGCGTTGAAACCGAATCTTGTTCAAACCATCGAAGGTACACCGGCATTTGTTCACGGAGGACCTTTTGCCAATATCGCTCACGGCTGCAACAGTATCATGGCCACCAAGATGGCCTTAAAACTAGGCGATTACACGGTGACTGAAGCCGGCTTTGGTGCGGATCTGGGGGCTGAGAAATTTTTAGATATCAAAGTACCGACTCTTGGAAAAACACCGGATGCTATCGTGATCGTTGCGACGATCCGAGCGTTGAAGATGCACGGAGGTGTGGCGAAGGATCAGTTGGCAGAAGAAAATATTTCCGCTGTCGCTCACGGTTTTGCCAATCTTGATCGGCATATAAAAAATATGCGCCGATATGGTGTGCCGGTGGTTGTTGCGATCAATGAATTTGCGACAGATACCGAAGCTGAACGAGAAATACTGGAAGAAAAATGCCGGGAATCCGGTGTCAACGTTCAGCGAGCAAGTGTCTGGGAGCATGGCGGAGCCGGTGGACTTGATTTAGCCAAAGCAGTCGTTGAAACGATCCAAGAAAGTACACCAGATTTCCAACCGCTATATGAAACAGACGCGTCGATCGAGGAGAAAACACAAACGATCGTAACTCAGATTTATGGTGGTGCGGCTGTCCAGTTCACCCAAAAAGCGAAGAATCAAATCGCGACTTTTGTCAAAGAAGGCTGGGATAAACTGCCGATCTGTATGGCGAAAACCCAATATTCTTTCTCTGATGATCCGCAAAAACTTGGAGCACCAGAAGGATTCACACTGACGATTCGCGAGTTTATTCCGAAATTAGGTTCTGGTTTTATCGTTGCTTTGACGGGCGATGTCATGACGATGCCGGGACTGCCGAAAAAACCAGCGGCTCTCAATATGGATGTCGATGAACAAGGAAACGCCATCGGGTTGTTTTAA